The following proteins are encoded in a genomic region of Candidatus Methylospira mobilis:
- a CDS encoding DUF3400 domain-containing protein, with translation MLRVSAARDLGEDWMERYIAGASNGGIERILV, from the coding sequence GTGCTGCGGGTTTCCGCAGCGCGCGATCTGGGCGAGGACTGGATGGAGCGTTATATCGCCGGCGCTTCGAACGGCGGCATAGAGCGGATTCTGGTATGA
- a CDS encoding prenyltransferase: MNQEVRLKWWQALNPAIYLISVLPGVAVWLLVLPSGNSLLALLGATLAVTLLQHAINLLNDEADWRLGADIEKSDSWVYVHHQNLGLVRLHGWLSFLGGTALGLAVLLWREHLDILIPAIPLVALGYLYNSGKRPLSYTCLGEWVTGLCYGPGVFGGLWLVTGQSANPGMLSGALAFGCLAVALLLAHQPTQMRTDRLAGKQSFAVRYGADITYRFVRILFFMFLLAWASALVFQQAGLVTTAIDILFSCVFFVVRLKKPPDSKYLLLSSSVLFLTLALIIRS, from the coding sequence TTGAATCAAGAAGTAAGGCTCAAATGGTGGCAGGCGTTAAACCCTGCCATCTATCTGATTTCCGTTCTTCCAGGCGTTGCCGTCTGGTTGCTTGTTCTACCCTCGGGGAATTCTCTGCTTGCGCTGTTGGGAGCGACGCTCGCCGTCACATTATTGCAACACGCTATTAATCTGTTAAATGACGAGGCCGACTGGCGTCTCGGAGCCGATATTGAAAAATCGGATTCCTGGGTGTACGTCCATCATCAGAACCTGGGTCTGGTGAGGCTGCATGGCTGGCTCAGCTTTCTGGGCGGAACTGCGCTGGGGCTTGCGGTTCTGTTGTGGAGAGAACACCTGGATATATTGATACCGGCTATTCCGTTGGTTGCTCTTGGTTATCTTTATAATTCCGGTAAGCGGCCATTGTCGTATACCTGTCTGGGCGAATGGGTAACCGGCCTGTGCTACGGACCCGGCGTATTCGGCGGTCTCTGGCTGGTTACTGGACAAAGCGCCAATCCTGGCATGTTGTCAGGCGCGCTGGCCTTCGGATGCCTCGCCGTCGCGTTGCTGCTGGCGCATCAGCCGACGCAGATGCGGACGGACCGCCTTGCCGGAAAACAATCTTTTGCTGTTCGCTATGGCGCGGATATAACATACCGCTTTGTGCGAATTCTTTTTTTTATGTTTCTGCTGGCCTGGGCGTCGGCGTTGGTTTTTCAGCAGGCGGGGCTGGTTACGACTGCTATTGATATCCTGTTTTCATGTGTTTTTTTTGTCGTACGGTTGAAAAAACCTCCAGATTCCAAGTATCTATTGCTTTCGAGCAGTGTCTTGTTTCTTACGCTGGCGCTCATTATTCGCTCATAA
- a CDS encoding ferritin family protein: protein MAAIEVTEDMIFQCFAAAEQREQRAKTAESFIDVEEYEGKVMYPEFARWAEKAGFPKLATLFRKVAGEESLHAVWLRDLYREIGVPTRGEDTQRAVDALQTIQQRCDALLALNPTSVIEKALRVALAVEEREYANIYPGFRDQAKAEQDERASRVYQKVVDSERQHAEWFRAALHEFPSASAVPV from the coding sequence ATGGCCGCCATAGAGGTTACCGAAGATATGATTTTCCAGTGTTTTGCAGCCGCAGAGCAACGCGAACAACGCGCTAAAACTGCAGAGTCTTTTATTGATGTTGAAGAATACGAGGGTAAGGTCATGTATCCCGAATTTGCGCGCTGGGCGGAAAAGGCCGGGTTCCCGAAGTTGGCTACCTTGTTCCGCAAGGTAGCCGGAGAGGAGTCCTTGCATGCCGTCTGGTTAAGGGATCTGTACCGGGAAATCGGCGTTCCGACGCGCGGTGAGGATACGCAACGCGCCGTTGACGCATTGCAGACCATACAGCAACGGTGCGATGCGCTGCTGGCGCTGAATCCGACATCGGTAATCGAAAAAGCATTGCGCGTCGCGCTGGCGGTGGAAGAGCGCGAGTATGCCAATATTTATCCGGGTTTCCGCGATCAGGCTAAAGCGGAACAGGACGAGCGTGCCTCCAGAGTTTATCAGAAAGTCGTTGATTCGGAGCGGCAGCATGCCGAGTGGTTCCGCGCGGCCCTGCATGAGTTTCCGTCGGCGTCCGCCGTACCTGTTTGA
- the serC gene encoding 3-phosphoserine/phosphohydroxythreonine transaminase: MSRVYNFSAGPSFLPESVLLRAREEFLDWHGTGMSALELSHRSEEFIGIAEQAESDLREVMSIPPNYKVLFLHGGGTGQFAAVPLNLLSENKSGAYIHTGYWSGMAIEEARQFGEIHVAASGKDSGFTLIPPRESWVIPFNAAYLHYTSNETVNGVEFHTVPDVGDVPLVCDLSSNILSRSVDVSRFAISYAGAQKNMGPAGVTVVIVRDDVIRHNPHGVPSILDYERQAASGSFVNTPPTYSWYFVGLVLDWVREQGGVDVIEQHNIRKSQKLYSAIDASPFYSNPVPTEFRSRMNIPFHLADPSLEKKFAADARAAGLTTLEGHRSIGGIRASLYNAMPEAGVDALIAFMAEFERKYG, encoded by the coding sequence ATGTCCAGAGTTTATAATTTCAGCGCGGGTCCGTCATTTTTACCTGAATCCGTACTGTTGCGTGCGAGGGAGGAATTTCTGGACTGGCACGGTACCGGTATGTCGGCTCTGGAACTGAGTCACCGCAGCGAGGAGTTTATCGGCATTGCCGAGCAGGCAGAGTCCGATTTGCGCGAAGTGATGTCGATACCGCCAAACTATAAAGTGTTGTTCCTGCATGGCGGGGGCACCGGCCAGTTTGCGGCTGTACCGTTGAATCTGCTCAGCGAAAACAAGTCCGGAGCGTATATACATACCGGCTACTGGTCGGGCATGGCGATTGAGGAGGCCAGACAGTTCGGCGAGATTCATGTGGCAGCCAGCGGCAAGGACTCCGGATTCACACTGATTCCGCCGCGCGAAAGCTGGGTGATTCCGTTCAATGCCGCCTACCTGCATTACACGTCGAACGAAACGGTTAACGGTGTCGAGTTTCATACCGTTCCCGATGTTGGCGACGTGCCGCTGGTATGCGATTTGTCGTCGAACATACTTTCGCGCAGCGTCGATGTCAGCCGGTTTGCAATCAGCTATGCAGGCGCGCAGAAAAACATGGGACCTGCCGGCGTAACCGTGGTCATCGTGCGCGATGACGTCATCCGGCATAATCCGCACGGCGTTCCCAGTATACTTGATTACGAAAGACAGGCGGCCAGCGGTTCTTTCGTCAATACGCCGCCGACATACAGCTGGTACTTTGTCGGTCTGGTGCTGGATTGGGTCAGGGAGCAGGGCGGGGTGGATGTGATCGAGCAACACAACATACGCAAGTCGCAAAAACTCTATTCCGCTATCGACGCATCGCCGTTTTATTCCAATCCGGTGCCCACAGAATTCCGTTCGCGCATGAATATACCTTTCCATCTTGCCGATCCATCCCTTGAAAAAAAGTTTGCCGCGGATGCCAGGGCTGCCGGTCTGACGACGCTGGAAGGACACCGCTCGATCGGCGGTATTCGCGCCAGTCTTTACAATGCCATGCCTGAAGCAGGTGTGGACGCCTTAATTGCATTTATGGCTGAATTTGAGCGAAAATACGGATAA